The Amblyomma americanum isolate KBUSLIRL-KWMA chromosome 6, ASM5285725v1, whole genome shotgun sequence genome has a window encoding:
- the LOC144093997 gene encoding aurora kinase A-B-like isoform X1 gives MSVKEWCLKDFEIGRPLGKGKFGNVYLAREKKTKFIVALKVMFKSQLQKYNVEHQLRREIEIQSHLRHPNILCLYNWFHDETRVYLILEYAPQGELYRHLTRARRFTDQRAATYIYQLCNALKVCHSQKVIHRDIKPENLLLGINGDVKIADFGWSVHAPSSKRATMCGTLDYLPPEMIEGTVYNEKVDHWALGILIYEFLVGKPPFESETTQETYHRIRNARVQFPPYVSADARDIIGKLLKTRPADRISLDEVLSHPWVTTNADTTVECKTL, from the exons AT GTCTGTCAAGGAGTGGTGCCTCAAAGACTTCGAGATTGGCCGGCCACTGGGGAAGGGCAAGTTTGGCAACGTGTACCTCGCCCGAGAAAAGAAGACAAAATTCATTGTGGCTCTTAAG GTGATGTTTAAGTCGCAGCTGCAGAAGTACAACGTGGAGCACCAGCTGCGGAGGGAGATCGAGATTCAGTCTCACCTCAG GCACCCAAACATCCTGTGCTTGTACAACTGGTTCCACGATGAGACACGTGTCTACCTCATCCTGGAGTATGCACCCCAGGGGGAGCTGTACCGCCACCTCACCAGAGCAAGGAGATTCACCGACCAGAGAGCTGCTACA TACATCTACCAACTGTGCAACGCTCTCAAGGTCTGTCACAGCCAAAAGGTCATCCACCGGGACATCAAGCCCGAAAACCTGCTCCTGGGAATCAATGGCGATGTCAAGATTGCAGACTTTGGCTGGTCCGTACACGCACCCTCTTCTAA GCGAGCGACCATGTGCGGCACACTGGACTACCTGCCACCAGAGATGATCGAGGGCACTGTGTACAATGAGAAGGTTGACCACTGGGCCCTGGGCATACTCATCTACGAGTTCCTGGTCGGCAAGCCGCCTTTCGAATCGGAGACCACGCAGGAGACGTACCATCGCATTCGTAACGCAAGGGTCCAGTTTCCACCATACGTCAGCGCTGATGCCCGCGACATCATTGGAAAG tTGTTGAAGACACGGCCTGCCGACCGAATTTCCCTTGATGAGGTACTGAGTCACCCCTGGGTGACCACAAATGCAGACACCACTGTAGAGTGCAAGACACTGTGA
- the LOC144093997 gene encoding aurora kinase A-B-like isoform X2, translated as MFKSQLQKYNVEHQLRREIEIQSHLRHPNILCLYNWFHDETRVYLILEYAPQGELYRHLTRARRFTDQRAATYIYQLCNALKVCHSQKVIHRDIKPENLLLGINGDVKIADFGWSVHAPSSKRATMCGTLDYLPPEMIEGTVYNEKVDHWALGILIYEFLVGKPPFESETTQETYHRIRNARVQFPPYVSADARDIIGKLLKTRPADRISLDEVLSHPWVTTNADTTVECKTL; from the exons ATGTTTAAGTCGCAGCTGCAGAAGTACAACGTGGAGCACCAGCTGCGGAGGGAGATCGAGATTCAGTCTCACCTCAG GCACCCAAACATCCTGTGCTTGTACAACTGGTTCCACGATGAGACACGTGTCTACCTCATCCTGGAGTATGCACCCCAGGGGGAGCTGTACCGCCACCTCACCAGAGCAAGGAGATTCACCGACCAGAGAGCTGCTACA TACATCTACCAACTGTGCAACGCTCTCAAGGTCTGTCACAGCCAAAAGGTCATCCACCGGGACATCAAGCCCGAAAACCTGCTCCTGGGAATCAATGGCGATGTCAAGATTGCAGACTTTGGCTGGTCCGTACACGCACCCTCTTCTAA GCGAGCGACCATGTGCGGCACACTGGACTACCTGCCACCAGAGATGATCGAGGGCACTGTGTACAATGAGAAGGTTGACCACTGGGCCCTGGGCATACTCATCTACGAGTTCCTGGTCGGCAAGCCGCCTTTCGAATCGGAGACCACGCAGGAGACGTACCATCGCATTCGTAACGCAAGGGTCCAGTTTCCACCATACGTCAGCGCTGATGCCCGCGACATCATTGGAAAG tTGTTGAAGACACGGCCTGCCGACCGAATTTCCCTTGATGAGGTACTGAGTCACCCCTGGGTGACCACAAATGCAGACACCACTGTAGAGTGCAAGACACTGTGA